Part of the Toxotes jaculatrix isolate fToxJac2 chromosome 1, fToxJac2.pri, whole genome shotgun sequence genome, CCTATGCCCAGgcttcctccacctcccatcTCTGACTCACTCAGGGCAAAGAGTTACTCAGAGTGAAGCCTTTGTATTCAAATGCATCTGTAACTCACACATGTACGCACATAAATGAATGTATGCAAAAAATAATGGACTGTGTATAGAAAACcaaacctttcaaaataaagacaaaaagtaAGGAATTCAGCTGATGAGTGTTTGCCTTCTGACATCACCcttcaactgtaaaatgtacagATAACTGTGTATTTTGATTCCAgttattgaaaaacaaaaccttaagAGAGAAGTTATTGGTTTTGAGATCATTTATGTCCAAAATAGCAACTATCAGCCAATATATCCTTAACATACATTCTTGCAAAATGATATCAGCAGCACCCTTAGAAATCCTATATAAGTTGGGCCATAACACAGAATGAAGGAATATGTAGTGTTGTGCAAGCAgactttttatgtgtgtgtgtgctgtctctACAATTTGGGATTTGTAGACACATCATGCAGAATTTGTAGACACCTCTCTAACCAACCAGTTTCAGGCCTTCGCTCACTCCATTTTGCCATAAGCTGTATTAACTGATCCTTGTATTTCTGTCATCCAGATAAAGACAAAGGGCCGAGGAAGCTGATGAAAAAGGGGTTAGCTCTAATCCTGGTCGGCCATATTAACTTCATCCTTGGAGCTATTGTCCATGGCAGTGTCCTTCGCCACATCTCCAAACCCAGCCAGCATATCACCACTGAATACACTGTAGCCAACATCATCTCTGTCACCTCCGGCCTGCTGGTGAGTCCGTAGTTTAGATATACATACTGTTTTGAAGTTATCATCTCAGCAGTTCAGATGAGGAAACTGTGCACAACAAAGCTTAAGGTTTGTAGCACTTTAAAAAGCCAAGCAGTGTTGGTCcacattttactttgaaatggaaatatCATGAAGCAAACTGATTCACGTAAGCGACTCTCTTTGTTCTGTGCATCAGAGCTGCACGTGTTTACTCAGGTATCACAAGTGATTTGTTTTAGCTCAGTAAcagtgttgtgtatttttatcgGCAATCAAGACTGAACTTGCCCATTAAAAGGGGAGCTGGCTTTTCAAACCAGTCTCTTATTGCTTTAGGGGAGACTTCATTACATAGAGGTAGGTTGTTGAGGatgatgtcacatttttttgaaATGCACTCCATGCAATATAAGAGAGtatacagacaaaacaaatagaCAAATTACAAAAATGTAGTCCATGCCAAAGTAGTGCTACACTGAAACAACAGTCTTGTCGTTTGAATCTTACAGAGCATTGCCACTGGGATTATTGCCATCGTCGTGTCAAGGAACCTTCATGTATTAAAACTGGtaagaatttaatttattttcaactACTGATATGATCATCTCAGTCACTTGTTCCATGTGTGCTCTATAGTTACCTCCCCTTCTGTTTTTATATGACGTCTGTGTCTATGTCTCCAGCAAATAGGACTTCTAATTGCATCATTCCTGAACGCCCTGCTCTCAGCAGCATGCTGCACTGGTCTCCTCCTGGCCATTAGTGTCACTGTTGCCCACAGTGGACAGGGTTTGATGCTGGGATGCAATGACACACTGGTTCCCATCAATGCTCGATCACCTGTCAGTGCCCAATGCCCATTTGATACAACACGAATTTATGTGAGTTTAAACTTTCCTCTTGCATTTCCCTCTCTTTGAAAGGTTCAACCTCATCATGGGAGTAACACTAAGTgttacattgtttttttctctccttcctttccaccacttcctgtctctcaggACACCACCCTGGCACTGTGGGTCCCTTGTGCTGTGCTGGCAGGGGTTGAGGTCGGACTGTCTGTCTGGTGCTTCATCGTCGGATTGGCTCTCAGAGGGCTGGCACTGTGTGGGAACAGCTACATCaaagagcaggtgtgtgtgtctttgtgtgggGGCGGGTGGTTATGCTGGAGGGATGTAACTTTGGTGTGTGTCTTAATTTCTGTCTGACTCAGAcctgcacacgctcacacacaaacagtcttAGTCAAACACAGAACTTATCCACTGACATCTACTCCCTCCTGATGAGTTTCCCTGaatcaaaagaaaatacacaattCACTAACTGGCTCTCTCATGATAATGCAGACTTAAATAATGTACACTCATTTCTTCATTCCTCATCCTTTCATTCTCTCTACCAGttggaggaagaggcagagttCTCTCCCCACAGCCAGCGTCTAATTGGACAGCGATTGAACCCTGATGCCTAACTGAACAGAAAGCAGGAAGTACACCACTCCATGTAGACAAGCACAGATAAATCCCAATGGGCATCACTGCCCTGCAGCCAGCTAGGTGAGTGTCACAGTGGAACAGGACTGGAATCAGTTTTTAGAGACTGGTTCTTGCTTTGTGTTATCATGAAGCCACATACCCTGATTCACAGATGGGCTACAAAATGGCTccatttgctttcatttataAACCAAGTAGTTTATGTTTTGATAGTAGTTTGATTTGTTATGTTGTGATAAGGCTCCTTTCATCTATTCCTAATGAAACCTGCATGAAACCTGTGCAGATCCTTCCTAATGAAAGGATCTGCACAGCATTGCCAAAGTGCAGATCCTTTGGTGCACATATTGGGATTCAATGTGTGGAAGCTACAGTAAGATGTTGATGATCCTTTCAGTCCGTCAGTATCCTGCCTTGACTATTTGGGTTCAGTACTACCACATATGTCATGCTAAGCATGTCATTCAGTATGAAGAAACCTGTGCTCATGAAGAAGGTGCATTTTTATATCTAGCAAAGATATGTATATTTTATCTGAATGTAGGATTATTTTAGCTTTTGTAAactcatttcacatttcagcaaAATCTATTATATTGTTCTAAATGTGTATAATATTTTACTGTTCGTCCAGATTAGAGACCACTCCACTTCATCTGATATGCATCCATACTCATCAGTGCCTATGTACAGACTTAATTATCACAAATAATTATGTTTCATGCTGGCCACTTAAGCAGATTGGTAAATTATAATGTAGACTCATGTCATTTAAAGTGTGTGATGGCATTTGCTGTGAAATCCCAAATTATCTTTAACGCTATGTAGATACAGTATATGGCTTCAGACTAAATTAGACATGCTAAGTTGCACTTCTTGAAAGTGGTTTATATTATTAGAAAATTGTAAGGGCAACTGCAGCCAGTGATATGTTCATTGGTTTCCACTGTGGCTTATTGTTGTAGGAAAGCAACTGGCTCCATGAACACACCACAGATATGGCTATTgtactgcattttattttttgttttaatcatttttattttaattttttctgaCCACTTTATTATTTGTCAGCCTGCTAGGATCACCgaatttcataaaaatatgCCTCAGAGAGAAAACgaaaatgtttgtgtgcattttttattgcttttgctTCTAATAAGACATATGCAGtgataaaatgacaaaacaatggAGAAACTAAGGTTGGAATTTGGAAGTACAGACTCAGTTACAATAGGTCTCATCACTGACATTTCAGATTGTTAAAAGCAGTGTAGTGGGGATATTAAGAGGATGTTTTCATAAAGATGCTCTGAACCCCctgaatttaaattaaactggaCTGCAGCACAGCTGTTTTTGGACTGAGTGCCTCTGTGTTCATACAGTACGCTGTGGGTGAATGTCAAGTGGGGTCATATTAAGAGGTTAAACCAGTATGTGGGCCAGATGCCACAGCTGGTACAGACACCCCACACCCACCCCCCTACAGCTGAGAGGATCAGATCAGCTCAGATCTGCCATGAAACAGTTAATCTAGTGCCATGCTCAATCGTGCGGAAGGGAATCATAGCACGCAGTACTAATCCTGAAGCTGAAAGGGATAAATATTGACATAGTGTTGACTGATACAGTCACAACAAGTCTGTGTGGCCATTTCAGTCAGCAGGACATTGATGTCCCACTTTAGACTCATGAAATTTGTATTTGAAATTGCAAGATGAAAATAAGGCAAGAGTGTGGATGTGGGTTAAGATATTTCAGGCAAGCACATTGCTGTATTATGTTAAATGAACAGATCTCCAGCAAAGTCACATGATATTTTTTCATGAAGAGTCCGCATTTTCAGAAACTATGGGTTTTTCAAAATATTTGAGTGCTGTAAGACTCTGTCATTGAATGTAAAGTATCttgagcaaaataaaaatgtggcaATTAGTTCATAGTCATTAATGTTCCATAATAGTGGCAAACTGTCAATTGGAGATGTTAAGCGTTTCTTTaaattttccatcatttttgTGATTTCAATTTTGGAAAGACTTAAAATGTACTAGTGGCTAAATTGATAATCCAAAACCTTTTGTGATTGCATTGTTTGTTTCAAAACAAGGTACATTTAAGCTCTTTTAATAAGCTGAGTAAGACAGCCTTATAGGACGAAGTGTCATCATTCATCTTTCCCCCCAATTCAGCCAAGCTGTAAACTCTTAATAGGTGTTAAAGGTGTGTATTTTGTAGCATTGATTGCCTgctttttttcatcagtttaatGTACTGCCCTTTGGAGTCCACTTCCAAAAAATGCTATAAAAACCTAacagattaatatttttttctactttttttggcataaatCTCATCAACAACTTCAGCCCTGCCCAAAACTGCCAGTTTGATTACTTGATGTCCCTCTTGAGTCATTAAGGACAAAAATGTCCACTTCCAAAAACTGCTATAAAAATAATACAGATTAATATTGTTTTCTACTTTTTGGGGTTAAATCTTTTGAACAACAGTCCTGATCAAAACTATCAAATATTGAATAATTATCAGGATTTTAACCCTTTAAATGCCAGTTTACATGATGCTAgtatttttcatgaaaaaacacaaaatgtcccATTGACTCccattaaaaccacattttttaaatctcatagCCATTACAAAATATAATCATGCATTCTGTGATGTTAGGGTttcatttttagaaaaatagttttgtcaaatttgtcatttttactgttCATCACTAAAATCAGCCATTTCCTCATAATAGGCCTATGCATAAAATGCTTGTCATTTTTAATCAGCATCAGATTTAtcaataaatgtttattttacatatttccaCAACTCTGTGAACCACAATCAACATTGAAAATCAAATTGAATATTCAAAACAGAACAATGTTTCTGATATGTTCTGAACAAGTGTGTTACGGAAAATCAGAAGATGGATTTACAAGTAATGTAAACAaactatatactgtacattttaacGTTTAGTACACTTTAtagaaaaaaagtgtgtgtgtagtttgtgtgtgtgtgcatgtgttgccAGCGCCAGACCTAGGGGAATCTGGACCAGTAGCAAAGATTACATAGGCTAGGCAACACTGTGCAATCTGTGgatcaaaggaggaggacaaaagTTAGCGTGTTCCGCTGGCGCTCATTTATTTTCAACTGCCCTGGGCACATTTGTGATTaagctttaaaaataaaatgaataccAAACCAATTCACATTACTGAcgataaataacataaaacattcTTCTCTcactcaaataaaaataaataaaacaaaatacacatgTATCGATGTATACATTTCTTACATGAAATACGagtaaatgtatatatataaaaaaataaattaatatgcaTCCCTTAGCATCAGAGTACAAAGTTATTGATCCAAGGTGAAACATAAAGCTGGCTCAATTCCTATATTCcgaaataagaaaaaacacacattcctactacatacacacacacacacacacacacacacacacacaca contains:
- the LOC121183210 gene encoding keratinocyte-associated protein 3 translates to MCTFDKDKGPRKLMKKGLALILVGHINFILGAIVHGSVLRHISKPSQHITTEYTVANIISVTSGLLSIATGIIAIVVSRNLHVLKLQIGLLIASFLNALLSAACCTGLLLAISVTVAHSGQGLMLGCNDTLVPINARSPVSAQCPFDTTRIYDTTLALWVPCAVLAGVEVGLSVWCFIVGLALRGLALCGNSYIKEQLEEEAEFSPHSQRLIGQRLNPDA